The sequence below is a genomic window from Maylandia zebra isolate NMK-2024a linkage group LG18, Mzebra_GT3a, whole genome shotgun sequence.
ACATCACCCCTTGTTGATTGTCTCTTCCTGTGGGTCAGTCCTCCTGCTCCTGTCGTACAAGTTCAGTTTGATATAAGACTTTTATTAGAACAGTCAATTTCAATCTAAGATTTTAAAGCataaaggctccaacagcaatGCAGATGTTAGTATAActgaaattattatgtagttatttgctttcattattattttgccGCTAGCATTGCTTAAAAAAAGGAGTcgtgtttttaaatatatatatatttcattcaTGTTGATATGAATGTTAAGCAGCTGAAATCATGGAGCTGAGAGATGATCCTGTTTAATCTTTTGAACACATTCACCTCAGCTGACACGTTCAGCAGCAGACAGGTTTTTGTAGCAGTCTGTCTCACTGTGGGAGGATATGGCTACTTCATCTTTGGCTCTGGAACTAAACTGTCTGTAACAGGTaagaacaaacatttattttccttcagttgttttattgtagaagctgaaaatgtgtttaaagtcAGTTTGTGCTGCTTCAGGCTTTACATGTTAGTTTTTCATCATTAGTAGAGAATTCATCTGCAGCCATTGTTACATAAGAAAAGCTCAataatctctgaaaacatgttGAAATCTCACTGAACAACTAAAGTTATTCTTTATTTCTGCAAATATTAGTGATGTTACAAATATTTAGGATTTGATCCTCTCAGTGATTCTGCACCATAaagattttttaataatttattgacgcaattttaataaatatgaaaactgaAAGCAAAATTATATTAAACACAACTTTTACATAATTGTTTTTAACTTAAGACATAACATTACAAATTCTAACACGCAAATCTtaatgttcattttcattttaaacatataTGGCATAGGTGTTTGTTAGAATAACTGTTGCTTACAAGTTtataaaacatgtaaaacaaaatccagacacaaaaaagtttatttacactgctgagttttgttttttacaatcaTCTGTTCTCTTAACAACATGACTTCATAAAGTATattgtaaatggactgatttgtatatagcacttttctactccctcggagtactcaaagctctgtatacaacatgccacattcacccaatcactttATCTATActtagtgctttctaactacaatcacacacattcacactccgatggatgcatcggagagcaacttggggttagcatcttgcccaaggatactctGCATGCAAACTggaggatcgaaccaccaaccttccaatcagtaggtgacctgctctacctcctgagctacagccaccccgccATATATTAAAAGAATGAAGCTCCAGGCTGGTAATGGACAAGGAGAAGTGTGGTGTATGTTATGAAAAGGCTGTGAGCccacacctacagccagttTAGAAGTCAGTCTAACATACTTGTCTTTTGAATGTAGAAGGAAACCTGAGTGGACAGAAAAGGACGACACAAGCACCAAGTATACATGTGACCACACAGCAACCACCATCAGGTTTGAACCCAGAACTTTCTTACTTCATGTGCTAACCACCACACCAAAATATCACCCTTCatcttttcagttattttattcaaatttaataaCAGGAAAAAATGGTCCAAACTGACATGTAATGTTATTTAACATTTCAAAAGTATTTTGTTTTCCTCATGTGAGccatgatgacatgaggtgatgacTGTGTTTGATATGAAGCTGAATCCAGTGTATGTAGTGAACTTTGTGCTGATGAGTAGTTTAGTGATCAGAGTCCATGTAGTTTCCAGGATCAGACTGAATGCAGTGCAGTGCTGGAAGCTGCTGctgactgtgtgaatgtgtgtctgtgctgcttgTTGCTGCTTCAAACTTCTATTTTTACCCAACAGGACCCAGAGTCCACGTAGATGGGAACAGCTCCCTGCTGTGTGTGCCCCCAGGCATGTTTCCTTTTCTGGTCCAGCTGTCATGTAGAAACCAGACAAGGAACGGCCGACTGAAGCAGCTGCCCCCTGCTGACGGAGAGCAGTCAGAGCTCAGAGAGTCGAGGCCCTACTCTCCCATCTTAATGACCCATGAAAGCAGCACCTATGAATGTGACTGCTACATAAAGCACAGGGGGAAGCTCCAAACACAACAAGGTAATGAAGGCTTGGTGACTGTGTTCAGCAGTGATTCAGCTTCATGTGGAGATGCTGTcaaagagagcagagcagcagaggaCTGACATTTCTCACTGCAGCTCCaaacatttatgtttttgttcttttcattgcAGATTATGTGCCATCTATGTTCGAGGTGAAGTCGATCTACATGCTGTACACAGTGCTGATAGTGAAGAGTCTGGTGTACTGCTGTggactctctct
It includes:
- the LOC143413663 gene encoding uncharacterized protein LOC143413663, which encodes MTVFDMKLNPVYVVNFVLMRPRVHVDGNSSLLCVPPGMFPFLVQLSCRNQTRNGRLKQLPPADGEQSELRESRPYSPILMTHESSTYECDCYIKHRGKLQTQQDYVPSMFEVKSIYMLYTVLIVKSLVYCCGLSLLMMLTNKGASTNCTHAD